From a single Vibrio sp. BS-M-Sm-2 genomic region:
- a CDS encoding disulfide bond formation protein B: protein MSQQHIITLNTFGLLGITIVLLMGSILQISLNELPCPLCLLQRLGFVMVMFGFMLNVVYGTAPSHYGITLVGALFGAVSALRQVSLHVIPGTLGFGSPVFGMHYYTWAFIIFSMTIFGVSILLIIWNKELSLETYYIGKFGRAVCILAIYAVFLNAISTFIECGPFECPADPVSYWLLDILR from the coding sequence GTGAGTCAACAACATATTATTACACTCAACACATTTGGTCTGTTAGGAATCACAATTGTTTTATTGATGGGATCGATTTTACAAATTAGTTTGAATGAATTGCCGTGTCCACTGTGTTTGCTTCAACGTTTGGGGTTTGTCATGGTAATGTTCGGGTTTATGCTGAATGTTGTTTACGGTACAGCGCCAAGTCACTACGGAATTACACTTGTGGGTGCATTGTTTGGAGCCGTGTCAGCACTTCGACAAGTTTCACTACACGTAATTCCTGGTACTCTTGGTTTTGGGAGTCCTGTGTTTGGTATGCATTACTATACGTGGGCATTCATAATATTTAGTATGACTATTTTTGGTGTTTCAATATTGCTAATTATTTGGAATAAAGAATTGAGTTTGGAAACCTACTACATTGGTAAATTTGGAAGAGCTGTGTGTATCTTGGCCATCTATGCCGTCTTTCTTAACGCTATTTCAACCTTCATTGAATGTGGGCCATTTGAATGCCCAGCGGATCCTGTAAGTTATTGGTTGCTTGACATACTTAGGTGA
- a CDS encoding EAL domain-containing protein, translating into MPFSMQVNQREMLFTVVFQPIFDLEINTVIAMEVLSRVQSGSNIEAALKQISLNGNSREFTLALFKEIVSVCSLLPESVRYLSVNVTMVHMCNYRICDDLEELITRLSERKIKLVVELPEGEPSPKPKSRSGRMLAYNIKSLQWHGVLIAIDDFGQGFHVDEAVVSRFMPDILKIDKKIVQEPNNNRDVWLLIESIRKRFNLSVVAEGVEHAKDLDFVVGEGIQLCQGFYFGRPDSL; encoded by the coding sequence ATGCCATTTTCTATGCAAGTTAATCAGAGAGAGATGCTGTTTACTGTAGTCTTCCAGCCTATTTTCGATCTCGAAATAAATACAGTTATTGCTATGGAAGTATTGTCTAGAGTACAGTCAGGAAGCAATATAGAGGCCGCTTTAAAACAAATATCATTAAATGGAAATTCACGTGAATTTACGTTAGCTCTATTCAAAGAAATAGTGAGCGTATGTAGTCTGCTGCCTGAAAGTGTCCGTTATCTGTCGGTAAACGTCACTATGGTTCATATGTGCAACTATCGAATTTGTGATGATTTGGAAGAACTAATAACTAGGTTATCTGAACGCAAGATTAAGTTAGTTGTTGAATTACCTGAAGGTGAACCATCCCCAAAACCAAAAAGCAGATCCGGAAGAATGTTAGCCTATAATATTAAGAGCCTTCAATGGCATGGTGTTCTTATCGCTATCGATGATTTTGGTCAAGGGTTTCACGTAGACGAAGCAGTTGTCTCTCGTTTTATGCCCGATATTCTGAAGATCGATAAGAAAATTGTGCAGGAACCGAACAACAACAGAGATGTTTGGTTGTTAATAGAGTCAATCAGGAAAAGGTTCAATTTGAGTGTTGTTGCTGAAGGGGTTGAACACGCGAAAGATCTCGATTTTGTCGTGGGTGAAGGAATCCAACTTTGCCAAGGGTTCTATTTCGGAAGGCCAGACAGTTTGTGA
- a CDS encoding transcriptional regulator encodes MSLIYLIADCIAFDPHGKCIYRYDSFNRKQTIKYDIGDNSSDILMELIVSGTYLSVEQLLEEVWRKQRQVEVDVTSVRQAVSKLRRSLKIVAPQVDVIKTIPKKGYLFDANVELISKGGNRKERAPVVVLVLLSIVMLVFLINFFHIILKALKTHLFLKLLVLI; translated from the coding sequence GTGAGTTTGATTTATTTAATAGCGGATTGTATTGCTTTTGATCCCCATGGTAAGTGTATATATAGGTATGATAGCTTCAATAGAAAACAAACTATCAAATATGATATTGGAGATAACTCTAGTGACATTCTTATGGAATTGATCGTCAGTGGAACGTATCTGTCAGTAGAGCAGCTTCTTGAAGAAGTTTGGAGAAAACAAAGGCAGGTAGAGGTTGATGTCACAAGTGTTAGGCAGGCTGTGTCTAAATTGAGAAGAAGTCTTAAGATAGTGGCACCTCAAGTTGATGTGATAAAGACGATTCCCAAAAAGGGTTATTTATTCGACGCTAACGTCGAGCTCATCAGTAAAGGTGGTAATAGAAAAGAACGAGCACCAGTAGTTGTTTTAGTTTTGCTAAGTATTGTTATGCTCGTGTTTTTAATTAATTTTTTTCATATTATATTAAAAGCCCTGAAGACTCACCTTTTTCTAAAGTTGTTGGTATTGATTTAG
- a CDS encoding adhesion domain-containing protein encodes MSSSHVLLEGKIHSSSQKGNNIVSSVSPLTDLESCQDISVDSTGYSVNFDDFVGVCVYKYDATNSAVPDQRASAYAISVAQKSVDNEVALFTSISETTLVGETLVIDLKNDPNFVTQVPEGYTMDQDVTLVGEGEATADDTNQTITYTPTEDSGFAKIIYSYSNGSEVKLGNIAISVSTSANAAPIAPRIDYSNDPNGSRVNANEEVIIDLSTYVSDEDGDSLQLIYVDSWNAAVSPLDTEDMNNLKLRFETTKVGEHFVSYVVSDHYGGYATGMLRIEVYDSEAAPNWGNLPLDMKYYFAPLVKSEADAQGVTYTSTHLDVGANNANVATFNFQQAKDLCKASGRLPTAEELAALANIGGVGPAAYDGWPVEIDYWALDSGSASIVSLKSGQTSETPNAGGQYVTCVGEGGYRIDSAKSKLVAIGDGEDQASVAVQATFNGEPLEGMTVEGAVTGSANLVSTSLKTDANGYASFNVVDAISEQVTFTTNLENSTFTPSVQLQFTGNPNTADLQLTAVTDNQPMSGVNVFESSLKDATGAPVAGQKIDYKNLDHLTFTLSSELTNNDGKQTVSVSTDVQGEDEYPYVVDATYIRPDESQDTQSLNMTFSNGRLESVSSKSGNNAFDLQHPNSVTVVVSDERDTPNEVTLRIKGPAVFTSNGGKELSTDAYTQAIGSLHFLTQTIKYDNENDKEKNSLDNINYEVVVTAYGDTITTPQYFTRIPQAVGKSGTVYVQLPRKEDGEPYTEEERKTECQARGLYTPVNEIEGFNWAADLGFTYYADSIYDTPEAAQSLLDMGWQFTQRQPGSSTSNLTFGVNGRCKSGCTNYFTSLWSQAHKKVPGEHDEWAEWVVDSSFYQGDAFASERNNLICVVPKL; translated from the coding sequence ATGTCCTCTTCTCATGTGTTACTTGAGGGGAAAATACACTCGTCCTCTCAGAAAGGGAATAACATTGTCAGCTCTGTTAGCCCATTAACCGATCTCGAGTCATGTCAAGATATCTCAGTCGATTCTACAGGTTATTCGGTGAACTTCGATGATTTTGTCGGTGTTTGCGTATATAAATACGATGCAACAAACTCAGCCGTTCCTGACCAGAGAGCGTCTGCGTATGCCATTTCGGTCGCGCAGAAAAGTGTTGATAATGAAGTAGCGCTCTTTACGTCTATTTCAGAAACGACACTTGTGGGTGAAACTCTGGTTATTGATCTGAAAAACGATCCTAACTTTGTAACGCAAGTACCTGAAGGTTACACGATGGATCAAGACGTCACGCTCGTTGGTGAAGGTGAGGCAACGGCAGATGATACTAATCAAACTATTACCTACACACCCACAGAAGACTCTGGCTTTGCAAAAATTATTTACTCTTACAGTAATGGCAGTGAGGTCAAATTAGGAAATATTGCGATTTCTGTATCAACGTCTGCGAACGCCGCGCCTATCGCGCCGCGCATCGATTATTCAAATGATCCAAATGGATCAAGAGTCAATGCCAACGAAGAGGTGATTATCGATTTATCGACTTATGTTTCTGACGAAGACGGTGACTCACTTCAATTAATTTATGTTGATTCTTGGAACGCTGCGGTTTCACCTTTAGATACTGAAGATATGAATAACCTCAAGCTAAGGTTTGAAACAACAAAAGTAGGTGAACACTTTGTATCATATGTAGTTTCTGACCATTACGGTGGTTATGCCACAGGCATGTTGCGGATAGAAGTATATGACTCAGAAGCCGCCCCGAATTGGGGAAATCTTCCCTTAGATATGAAATATTACTTCGCACCGCTGGTTAAATCTGAAGCGGACGCCCAAGGCGTGACTTACACCAGTACTCACCTTGACGTAGGTGCTAACAATGCAAATGTAGCGACATTTAACTTCCAACAAGCAAAAGACTTGTGTAAAGCAAGTGGAAGGCTTCCAACCGCCGAAGAGCTAGCGGCATTAGCCAATATTGGAGGTGTTGGGCCTGCCGCGTACGACGGGTGGCCAGTCGAGATTGACTATTGGGCGCTTGACAGTGGTTCGGCGTCCATTGTTAGCTTGAAGTCCGGCCAAACAAGCGAAACCCCAAATGCAGGGGGGCAATATGTCACATGTGTAGGTGAAGGTGGCTACCGTATAGACAGTGCCAAGTCCAAATTGGTAGCGATTGGTGATGGAGAAGATCAAGCAAGTGTCGCAGTTCAGGCTACTTTCAATGGTGAACCTCTAGAAGGTATGACGGTGGAGGGCGCTGTGACTGGGAGCGCAAATCTGGTAAGTACTTCCCTTAAAACCGACGCAAACGGATACGCAAGCTTTAACGTGGTGGATGCGATATCTGAGCAGGTCACCTTTACAACCAACTTAGAAAACAGCACTTTCACACCATCTGTGCAGCTACAGTTTACTGGTAACCCTAACACGGCGGACTTGCAACTTACCGCGGTAACGGATAACCAACCAATGAGTGGAGTGAACGTTTTTGAGTCATCTTTGAAAGACGCCACCGGGGCTCCAGTGGCTGGACAAAAGATTGATTACAAAAATTTAGATCACTTGACTTTCACATTATCGAGTGAATTAACGAATAATGATGGAAAGCAAACCGTATCGGTGTCGACTGACGTACAAGGAGAGGATGAATACCCATACGTAGTGGATGCAACATATATTCGCCCCGATGAGTCCCAAGACACCCAATCACTGAATATGACCTTCTCGAATGGTCGATTAGAATCTGTTTCAAGCAAATCAGGGAATAACGCATTCGATCTTCAACACCCAAACTCTGTAACCGTTGTAGTGAGTGATGAGAGAGACACCCCGAACGAGGTAACGCTAAGAATTAAGGGACCGGCAGTCTTTACATCAAACGGAGGTAAAGAACTAAGTACAGATGCCTACACCCAGGCTATAGGTTCACTGCACTTTCTAACCCAGACTATTAAATACGACAACGAAAACGACAAAGAGAAGAACTCACTAGACAACATAAACTACGAAGTCGTAGTTACAGCGTACGGCGACACGATAACCACACCACAATACTTTACAAGGATTCCGCAAGCAGTAGGGAAGTCGGGTACAGTCTACGTCCAGTTACCTCGAAAAGAGGATGGGGAACCCTACACGGAAGAAGAACGAAAGACGGAATGCCAGGCCCGCGGTTTGTACACACCGGTAAACGAAATAGAAGGTTTTAACTGGGCCGCAGATCTGGGGTTCACATATTATGCTGATAGCATCTACGATACACCGGAAGCTGCGCAGAGTCTCCTAGACATGGGATGGCAGTTCACCCAACGCCAACCAGGTTCAAGCACTTCAAATCTGACGTTCGGTGTGAACGGACGCTGTAAATCAGGGTGCACGAATTACTTTACGAGCCTCTGGTCCCAAGCGCATAAAAAAGTTCCGGGCGAACACGACGAATGGGCAGAATGGGTAGTGGACAGCAGTTTCTACCAAGGCGATGCATTCGCATCGGAAAGGAACAACCTGATATGTGTGGTCCCAAAACTGTAG